Genomic DNA from bacterium:
GACGGGGAGCGAGTCGACGCCGACCCGCACCATCTGCCGCACCCACTGCTTCGGGTCGAACGGCGGCCTCACGGCCCAGTAGAGCGCCCGCCCGAGGATCGACCAGAAGCGGCCGATTTCCTCGAACGTGTCTTGGGTCGCCTGCCCGAACCTTTCGAGTAGAGCGCGCAAAGAGGCCATCCTCGTCGCCGCGCGCATGCGGCGCAGCGACATCATAGCCGACGACGGACGGCCGCGCGCGGCCTCCGGACGGCGCCGCGGGACCGCCCGCGCGGATGCGATAATGAGGTGTCGTTTCAAACAGGAGGCGTCATGCGCATCATTTTGTCGGCGGCGGCCGCGGCGGCGCTCGCGCTGACCGCGGGCAACCTCGCGGCGGAGGCGAAGACCTACCGCGCCGCGTCGTACGAGGTCGCCTACGCCGCGGCGGCCGACGGGACGGTGCGGGTCGAGGAGTCGATCCGTTTCGAGTTCGCCGGGGGGCCGTTCACCTACGTCTTCCGCGAGCTGCCGACGGCGCCGTGCGACGGCATCGAGTTCGTCGGCGCGACGCTCGACGGCCGGCCGCTCCCCGCGGGGGACGACGAAGGGGCGTACGAGCTGCGCGACCGGCGCGGGCGGCAGCGGATCACGGTCCGCTTCCCCGCGACGTCCGACGCTTCGCGCACCGTCGGCATGACCTACGTCCTGCACGGCGCCGCGGCGCCGGGCAGGGGCGGCGACCTGTTCCGCTGGCCCGCGCTCCCCGACGAGTACGGCTACGGCATCGACCGCGCGGTCGTGCGCGTCGCGGGGCCGACGGGCGTGCGCGCCCTCGGCGCGGAGATCGTCGAAGGGGAAGGCAAGGCGACGATCGCCGACGACGGCGCGGCGCGCTTCGAGGCGACGGGGCTCGAACCGAACGCGCCGCTCGTCGTGGAAGTGCGCTTCCCGGCGCGCGCGATCATGCCCGCGCCGCCGGCGTGGTTCGCGCGGGAAGAGGCGGGGAACCGCACGGCGCCGTACTGGATCGTCGGCTCGGCGGCGCTCTTCGCGGTCCTCTTCCTGCTCTGGCGGCCGTCGTTCGTCGCGCTGCGCGGCGAGAAGGTCGGGAGCTGCGGACCGGTGGAGGCGCCGCCGGCGGCCCTGCCCGCGGCCGAAGCCGCCTATCTCCGCTACGGCGGGCAGGCGATGACCTGGCAGCTCGCCGGGGCGACGCTGCTCGATCTCGCGCGGCGCGGCGCGATCGCCGTGCGCGAGCGTCCGGCCTCCCGCTGGACGGGGAAGTCGTTCGACTTGGAGCTGGTCGCGCGCCCCGCGGACTTGGCGCCGCACGAGACGGCGCTGCTCGACGCGGCGTTCGGCGCCGACGCGCCGCTCGGCTCGCGCGCCGACAAGGCCGCGCTCGCCGCGCGGGCGACGGCCGGCCTCGCCGCCTACGGCACGGCGCTCGACGCCGACGTGGAGCGCGCGGGGTTCGTCGATCCGGCGCGTCGCCTGCTGCGGCGGCGCGCGCTCGTCCGCACCGGCGCGGCCTGGGCCGCGCTGACGGCGGTCGGCGGCGTCGTCCTCGCCCTCGGCGTCGAGTCCTACGGCGGGTGGGCGGCGCTGCCGCTCCTCGCGGCGCTCCTCTGGGGCGTCGTCGCCTTCCTCGCGCTGCTGGCGCGCGGCACGCTCTCCGACGAGGGACGGCGGCAGGAGGCGCTCTGGTCGGCCTTCGCGCGGCACATGGGGGCGATCGCGCGGGGCAAGGTCTCGTTCGAACGCGCCGACCTCTTCGAGGCGTGGCTGCCCTACGCCGCGGCGTTCGGCCTGACGAACCAGTGGAGCCGCTTCTTCGCCAAGCGGCCCGGCTTCGCCGCGCCGGCGTGGTTCGGCGCGCTCGCCGACGCCGGGCAGGACGCCGCGGCGACCTTCACCACGTTCGTCGCCATCTTCGTCTCCACCGGCGGCTTCGGCGGCGGCGGCGGGGTCGGCGGCGGCGGCGCGGCGGGCGGCGCGGGGGGCGGCGCCTCGGGCGCGGGTTGATCCGCGGCGCTTTGCGCGTATACCGATGGTCCTTGCGGAGGGACGCGCGATGGAGAAGAAGGTCGTTTCGGTTCCCAAGATCAGCTGCGGCCACTGCACGGCGACGATCGAGCGCGAGCTCGGAGCGCTCGCCGGCGTAACCAAAGTCCGGGCCGACGCATCCCTCAAGACCGTCGAGGTGGAGTGGGACGAGGCGCGCGTCTCGTGGGACGCGCTGCGCGCGCTGCTCGTCGAGATCGACTTCCCGCCGGCGGAGAACTGAGGGCGCGATGAGCGACGGCGCCGCCGCGGCGCGGCGGGAGCTGTTCCTGCCGATCACCGGCATGCACTGCGCCAACTGCTCCGCCGCGGTGGAGCGGGCGCTGCGCAAGCTGGACGGCGTCGCCTCGGCGGAGGTCAGCTTCGCCGCCGAGCGGGCGCG
This window encodes:
- a CDS encoding heavy-metal-associated domain-containing protein; protein product: MEKKVVSVPKISCGHCTATIERELGALAGVTKVRADASLKTVEVEWDEARVSWDALRALLVEIDFPPAEN
- a CDS encoding DUF2207 domain-containing protein — its product is MRIILSAAAAAALALTAGNLAAEAKTYRAASYEVAYAAAADGTVRVEESIRFEFAGGPFTYVFRELPTAPCDGIEFVGATLDGRPLPAGDDEGAYELRDRRGRQRITVRFPATSDASRTVGMTYVLHGAAAPGRGGDLFRWPALPDEYGYGIDRAVVRVAGPTGVRALGAEIVEGEGKATIADDGAARFEATGLEPNAPLVVEVRFPARAIMPAPPAWFAREEAGNRTAPYWIVGSAALFAVLFLLWRPSFVALRGEKVGSCGPVEAPPAALPAAEAAYLRYGGQAMTWQLAGATLLDLARRGAIAVRERPASRWTGKSFDLELVARPADLAPHETALLDAAFGADAPLGSRADKAALAARATAGLAAYGTALDADVERAGFVDPARRLLRRRALVRTGAAWAALTAVGGVVLALGVESYGGWAALPLLAALLWGVVAFLALLARGTLSDEGRRQEALWSAFARHMGAIARGKVSFERADLFEAWLPYAAAFGLTNQWSRFFAKRPGFAAPAWFGALADAGQDAAATFTTFVAIFVSTGGFGGGGGVGGGGAAGGAGGGASGAG